The Sesamum indicum cultivar Zhongzhi No. 13 linkage group LG1, S_indicum_v1.0, whole genome shotgun sequence genome includes a window with the following:
- the LOC105172903 gene encoding protein BPS1, chloroplastic-like, with protein MSRPQEPHRPFLSFGNPFRMISPKGSYLSPKLLALLNTFEETLAGRIKKLKPEGREDVLRLSWMRFAMETLCGIHTDIKSLITALELPVCDWDEKWIDVYLDNSVKLLDICIAFSSEISRLKQGHLFLQCVLHNLGGASSKQFVRARSSLDGWRQHIASKNPRLDNCFCVMDGLVQTLDLPKIKNSSKGKVLMRAMYGVKVVTLLVCSIFAATFSGSAKRLIDLKVPETYLWAEAFADLQTFVNTESRSICSSGSVTVLKELEAVDSGVKKLYPIVQDGADPVEAEVLQDSTSDLGESSEKLSQGLDLLAKEVDRFFQIVLTGRDALLCNLRIGGNISDQVRANKNVEGPTVR; from the coding sequence ATGAGTCGTCCACAAGAACCACACAGGCCTTTCCTCTCATTTGGAAATCCATTCCGAATGATATCACCGAAGGGTTCGTACCTGTCTCCAAAGCTTCTTGCTTTGTTGAATACTTTTGAGGAGACATTAGCAGGTAGGATTAAAAAGCTTAAGCCAGAAGGCAGGGAAGATGTCCTTCGGTTATCATGGATGAGATTTGCAATGGAGACACTGTGTGGAATTCATACTGACATAAAATCTCTAATTACAGCCCTTGAACTCCCTGTCTGTGATTGGGATGAGAAATGGATTGATGTTTATTTGGACAATAGTGTGAAGTTGCTTGATATCTGCATTGCTTTCAGCTCTGAGATTTCTCGGCTGAAACAGGGCCACCTCTTTCTTCAATGTGTTTTGCACAATCTAGGTGGTGCCTCCTCAAAGCAGTTTGTGCGTGCACGTTCATCACTGGATGGATGGAGGCAACATATCGCTTCGAAGAATCCACGACTTGATAACTGCTTCTGTGTCATGGATGGTCTTGTCCAAACGCTGGACCTaccaaaaatcaagaactcTTCTAAGGGAAAGGTTTTGATGCGAGCGATGTATGGAGTTAAGGTGGTCACTCTTTTGGTATGCAGCATATTTGCTGCAACATTCTCTGGTTCCGCAAAAAGGTTGATAGACCTAAAGGTTCCTGAGACATACTTGTGGGCTGAGGCTTTTGCTGATCTTCAAACTTTTGTAAATACTGAAAGTAGAAGCATATGTTCAAGTGGTAGTGTCACGGTATTGAAAGAGCTAGAAGCTGTTGATTCAGGGGTCAAGAAATTATACCCCATCGTGCAAGACGGGGCAGACCCTGTTGAAGCTGAAGTATTGCAAGACTCGACATCAGATTTAGGAGAATCGTCAGAAAAACTTTCTCAAGGACTGGATCTGCTTGCAAAGGAGGTGGACAGGTTCTTCCAAATTGTTCTAACCGGACGTGATGCTTTGCTCTGTAACCTTAGGATTGGTGGTAATATCTCTGACCAAGTGCGAGCTAACAAAAATGTAGAAGGCCCTACGGTTAGGTGA